From Lolium perenne isolate Kyuss_39 chromosome 5, Kyuss_2.0, whole genome shotgun sequence, a single genomic window includes:
- the LOC127300172 gene encoding uncharacterized protein, translating into MPCCQWVLSVAKSSSSNTPSWLHRLHAKQGGLSFPAHLQIDDLLYGQPQPPPPPPPTPPPPPPPPALLPPPPPPPPASSDRRLALIAPQDPLPNPKPPRDPARPNPSLNNTSHPPPQPPPPLSGVISDLFAVPSAPRSGRPPKPFRKQSRPRPKDKSATKDDKAKAMARKRRRADRGGAGVVDGERRSKTDVTVIDTSTQGWKAAKLLIRRGTAWRVRDRKYSEISETEEVNKGKRRAGLVAKVLRDREREKEAALPGNIHAGSGYLSMVPGDDAIQTVKRPRSSEPVLGSQSAPILMLPSSSTISQP; encoded by the exons ATGCCGTGCTGCCAATGGGTGCTCTCCGTGGCcaagagcagcagcagcaacactcCCTCATGGCTCCACCGCCTCCACGCCAAGCAGGGCGGCCTCTCCTTCCCCGCCCACCTCCAAATCGACGACCTCCTCTACGGCCAGCCCCAGCCGCCCCCTCCGCCTCCACCTAcacccccgccgccgcctccccctcccGCCCTCCTcccccctcctccgccgccgccccccgCTTCCTCCGACCGCCGCCTCGCCCTCATCGCCCCCCAGGATCCGCTCCCCAACCCCAAGCCGCCCCGCGACCCCGcccgcccaaaccctagcctcaacAACACCAGCCATCCCCCGcctcagccgccgccgccgctctccgGCGTCATCTCCGACCTCTTCGCCGTCCCCTCCGCCCCGCGATCCGGCCGCCCGCCCAAGCCCTTCCGCAAGCAGTCCCGCCCCCGCCCCAAGGACAAATCTGCCACCAAGGACGACAAGGCCAAGGCCATGGCCAGGAAGCGCCGCCGGGCCGACAGGGGCGGCGCCGGCGTCGTCGACGGGGAGCGGCGCTCCAAGACGGACGTCACCGTCATCGACACCAGCACCCAGGGCTGGAAGGCCGCCAAGCTGCTCATCCGCAGGGGCACCGCCTGGAGGGTCCGCGACAGGAAGTACTCCGAGATCTCCGAGACTGAGGAGGTCAACAAGGGCAAGAGGAGGGCTGGACTCGTCGCCAAAGTGCTCAGGGATAGGGAGAGGGAGAAAGAGGCCGCCTTGCCG GGAAACATCCATGCTGGTAGTGGGTATCTGTCAATGGTACCAGGTGATGATGCCATACAAACAGTGAAACG ACCAAGAAGCTCCGAACCAGTACTGGGAAGCCAAAGTGCACCTATTCTTATGTTACCAAGTTCAAGTACCATTAGCCAGCCCTGA
- the LOC127300171 gene encoding asparagine synthetase [glutamine-hydrolyzing], whose product MCGILAVLGCADDSQGKRVRVLELSRRLKHRGPDWSGMHQVGDCYLSHQRLAIIDPASGDQPLYNEDKSIVVTVNGEIYNHEQLRAQLSSHTFRTGSDCEVIAHLYEEHGENFIDMLDGVFSFVLLDTRDHSFIAARDAIGVTPLYIGWGIDGSVWISSEMKGLNDDCEHFEAFPPGHLYSSKQGGFKRWYNPPWFSEAIPSVPYDPLALRKAFEKAVIKRLMTDVPFGVLLSGGLDSSLVAAVTVRHLAGTKAAKRWGTKLHSFCVGLEGSPDLKAAKEVANYLGTVHHEFHFTVQDGIDAIEDVIYHTETYDVTTIRASTPMFLMSRKIKSLGVKMVISGEGSDEIFGGYLYFHKAPNKEELHRETCHKIKALHQYDCLRANKSTSAWGLEARVPFLDKEFINEAMSIDPEWKMIRPDLGRIEKWVLRKAFDDEEEPFLPKHILYRQKEQFSDGVGYSWIDGLKAHAESNVTDKMMSNAKFIYPHNTPTTKEAYCYRMIFERFFPQNSAILTVPGGPSIACSTAKAVEWDAQWSGNLDPSGRAAFGVHLSAYEQEHVRATIAAGTTKKPRMIKVVAPGVAIES is encoded by the exons ATGTGCGGCATACTGGCGGTGCTGGGATGTGCCGATGACTCTCAGGGGAAGAGAGTCCGCGTGCTCGAGCTCTCGCGCAGGCTCAAGCACCGCGGCCCGGACTGGAGCGGGATGCACCAGGTCGGCGACTGCTACCTCTCCCACCAGCGCCTTGCCATCATCGACCCAGCCTCCGGTGACCAGCCACTCTACAACGAAGACAAGTCCATCGTTGTCACT GTGAATGGGGAGATCTACAACCATGAACAACTCCGGGCGCAGCTCTCCTCCCACACCTTCAGGACCGGCAGCGACTGCGAAGTCATCGCACACCTG TACGAGGAGCATGGAGAGAATTTCATTGACATGCTGgatggtgtcttctccttcgtctTGCTCGACACACGCGACCATAGCTTCATTGCTGCCCGCGACGCCATTGGTGTCACACCCCTGTACATTGGCTGGGGTATTGATG GGTCGGTGTGGATTTCATCAGAGATGAAGGggttgaatgatgactgtgagcaCTTTGaggcctttcctcctggccatctCTACTCCAGCAAGCAGGGAGGCTTCAAGAGATGGTACAACCCACCTTGGTTTTCCGAGGCCATTCCTTCAGTGCCATATGATCCACTTGCTCTCAGGAAGGCTTTTGAAAAG GCTGTCATCAAGAGGCTTATGACAGACGTCCCATTCGGTGTTCTACTCTCTGGTGGCCTTGACTCATCACTGGTTGCAGCGGTCACAGTTCGCCACCTGGCAGGGACAAAGGCTGCAAAGCGCTGGGGGACTAAGCTCCATTCCTTTTGTGTCGGCCTTGAG GGATCACCTGATCTGAAGGCCGCAAAAGAGGTTGCCAATTACCTGGGTACCGTGCACCATGAGTTCCACTTCACTGTTCAG GACGGCATTGATGCAATTGAAGATGTGATTTATCACACAGAAACATATGATGTGACAACAATCAGGGCAAGCACGCCAATGTTCCTGATGTCTCGCAAGATCAAGTCACTTGGGGTCAAGATGGTCATCTCTGGTGAGGGTTCCGATGAGATTTTTGGAGGATACCTCTACTTCCATAAGGCCCCCAACAAGGAGGAGCTCCACCGTGAAACCTGTCATAAG ATCAAAGCTTTGCATCAGTACGATTGTTTGCGGGCCAACAAGTCAACATCTGCATGGGGACTCGAAGCACGTGTACCATTCTTGGACAAGGAGTTCATCAACGAGGCAATGAGCATAGATCCAGAGTGGAAGATG ATCAGACCAGATCTTGGAAGAATTGAGAAGTGGGTGCTAAGGAAAGCatttgatgacgaggaggagcccTTCCTGCCAAAG CATATTCTGTACAGGCAGAAAGAACAGTTCAGTGATGGTGTTGGCTATAGCTGGATCGATGGCCTAAAGGCTCACGCAGAATCAAAT GTGACCGATAAGATGATGTCAAATGCGAAGTTCATCTACCCACACAACACCCCGACAACAAAGGAGGCATACTGTTACAGGATGATTTTTGAGAGATTCTTCCCCCAG AACTCGGCGATCCTGACAGTGCCAGGGGGACCAAGCATCGCATGCAGCACGGCGAAGGCGGTAGAGTGGGATGCTCAGTGGTCAGGGAACCTGGATCCCTCAGGGAGAGCAGCGTTCGGAGTCCACCTCTCAGCCTATGAACAAGAGCATGTCCGGGCTACCATTGCTGCAGGAACAACCAAGAAGCCGAGGATGATCAAGGTTGTGGCACCTGGTGTTGCCATTGAGAGCTGA